Within the Indicator indicator isolate 239-I01 chromosome 26, UM_Iind_1.1, whole genome shotgun sequence genome, the region GatcagggaggaaaaaaccctactgtttcttttccagttaGCCATTATAAGTTCATCCAAATACAGTCAGAGTTTTCCGAAAATAAAGATGCTTTACAACCTTCTTTTCATATTAAGTGCAATGCCCATGTTATATATAATTGATAATTTTGTTGCTGTTAGGTTCACGTTTCTGCATACTAATATCCTGTGTTCCCTAGGTCAGATTGAACTCTATACACATCTGCCAGTGATGAAACAGCTGGTGGAGCAGCTTCAGCAATGGGAATTCCGTGTCTGTGGAGTTTTTCTTGTGGATTCACAGTTTATGGTGGAATCCTTTAAGGTATTAATttgaaatctgttttaaaaGTCCATATCAGTAAAGAATAGGAAATCTAAGTGATTtagggagctgggtttgtttagtctagagGAAAGAATGCTTAGCTGGGGGAGATGTGATTCATGTCTTCAGCTGCCTCAGATACTGgttacagcaaagaaaaaagtccTGCACTGGGACAGTAGTCAGCCTGGAACAGGGCACAGAGAGATTGTGTAGTGTATGTTTATGGCAATTACTCAAAACTTGACTGGGTAAAAcccttgagcaatctgatctgaCTTTgaagctgcctctgctttgaGCAGTGGTATGGATCAGTGGATCAGATCACCTCACTTGGTGATGTGTCCATATTTCATATACTCAGTAGATAGAGTTGGTCTGTGGTTGAGTGCcctctgtgtgttttgtttttctgtacttACCTATATAATTCTTCATCTTCCTTAAGTTTATCTCTGGAAttctggcagcactcagtgcaaTGATATCTTTAGAGATTCCACAGATTAACATCATGACCAAAATAGATTTGCTGagcaagaaagccaagaaggaaATAGAAAAGTAAGTTCCAAAATATTTCATCCTCTGTACTGTAATATTTTGACATAAACATCACTCAAAATGCAGTCAAGTGTTTGCCGCAATTCAAACATACTCTTTTGGAATGGGAGACAATGCATTTGGTTTATATTGAACATATTCTTTAAATGTCTTGATAGGATGGTTAGAATTTAGTCAGTCTACTGTATTTGTACTTAGCTCTGGATTTTTCTGTAAATAATTATCTTGAATTTATGTCATCCTGAATGACATTCCAGGGTCTTGCACTTAACAACCTAAACCAGAGCTGATCCTATCATTTTTTGGATACTAAACATACTACACTACTTAAGTGTTACTTTTGTGctaaaattacaaaattaatgTTTTTCCCTGTAGACTTCCTCAAAGCTTTCTTGAGTATACAAATTAGATTagcaaaaatttaaaaaaaatcactttagtTGACTCTACTAGCAATTGTAATCTGAGATACTCAACTACTTACAAAACctattttttaacattttaagtTTTCCTGATAGAACGTTCTTTCTGTTCACAGACTGGTGGATGGTTTGGTAGCAGTATAAGGCCAAAGATTCTGCCTGTGTTAACAATGACTTTGTTTCTCCCAGGTATTTGGATCCAGATATGTATTCTATGATTGAAGATTCTACAAATATattgaaaagcaaaatgtttaaaaaactGACTAAATCTATATGTGGATTGGTAGGTATATTGCTTTTTACCCAATACCCATAAATTCAGTCCTGTATTTCTAAGCCATATTACATGGTTGCTGACTTCATTGCTGTTACATCTATGTAGTAAAATAATCCTTGTCCTCAAACTATGTATTTACTAATAAAGCCAGGATCTAAAAGATTATAAAAGATTCTCAGGCACTTGAGCATCTTACTTTTTGCCTGGTTTAActcagctctttctttttttttttttttttttttttttcagattagcATCAGATACTAATATTGGGATTGTAGTGAATGCATTTCTCTGAATCCTGTTCTAATAGCAGTTTGGGAAAACAGTTTTTTCTGCTGTGTAGAACTTAGCCAGGTGTTCTGAGTGAGGAATTGCCATGGTTTGCAGCCTGGGTTTAAATGGCATATAAGCAGTCCAGACAGGAAAGCCCTAAGAGTGGTTCGAGGAAGtgagctctggtgagactccatccggagtcctgtgtccagctctggggtcctcagcagaggaaatatatggacctgttggagcaaaTCCACAGGAGGCCAGAAAGATGACCCAAGGTCTGGAACCCcgctgctgtgaggacaggctgaaagacttggggttgtttagcctggagaaggctccgaagAGACATTGTcacctttcagtacttagaggggcctataagaaagatgagaaCAATCtctttagcagggcctgttgcgaCAGGACtagaggtgatggttttaaactaaaagagagagatttggaCTAGAgataaggaagatgtttttttacactgagggtggtgaaacactggctcaggttgcccagaggtggtagatgccccatcacTGGCAACagtccaggtcaggttggatgggattCTGAGGAATCTaatctggttgaagatgtccctgctcactgcaggggcattagactagatgacctttagaggacccttccaacccaaaacattcaaGTGGTTTAGAGTGCTGTGATTGAGAACTACTTAATTGCATTTTCTTACTAACATCCTTTGAATGCTTTTCCTAGATTGATGACTATGGTATGGTTCGATTTCTGCCTTTTGATCGCTCCGATGAGGAAAGCATAAACATAGTTCTACAGCACATAGACTTCACCATTCAGTATGGAGAAGATCTGGAATTTAAAGAACCAAAGGTAAGGTACTTCTGATGATAAGATGAGCAATTAAAAAGCATCCAGAATACAAGTTGTAATCTAAATGTTTGCCTTGCTAATAAATTGGTGTCTTATTACGGTTCAAAATAAGCCATGTTTAGTCTTTCAGTGATAACCCTTTTATCATCTTAATTTACAGTTACAAAAGTGAAATCCTCTAATGTCATCTTGCATGTGCAGACCGATCAAATGATTGTGTTTCTAAGGCTTCCATTTTCAAAAATAATGGAAGAAAAGGCCATTAAGATCACTAAGAGTTCTTCCTACAAGACTGTTCAAACTCCCCTGATAGTTGCTGTGTTGAACCCCTGTATTGTGTACAAAATACAGATTAGGAATAAATTCAGTCATGCATAATAGATGAcagaacactgctgtgttaAAATTTGTTCCAAGCCCTGTCTGGTTTTATTATTCAGCTCATAAATCCTAAGGAACAAGTCCAGTGCTCTTAGACAGTCTTTTTCGTTCAGTTTTGTGCTCCAAATATGCAGAATAGCTGGATCTAGATTTTGACATACACAATTTTGATAACTCTAGAAACAAACTGCTTTTCAGACAGTTTTGCTACATGTTTTATGGAACCATACTGGTGATTGTTCCTGTTATGGTTTCTAAAATGCAATGTGACAGAACAGGTGCAGTATACAACAGCCACTAGGGAAAAGTCAGATTttaccttttttgttgttttctttctggcaGGAAGTTGAAGAGGATAAATCTGCTCTTGTGGATGAATACTTTCAAGACCACACGGATGAGTAAAAAATGGATGTTCAAAACTGGAAGGAAAATacattgctttttttaaaaaataaaaaggggggcTGGGGAAACCCACACCTACACAAccacatgattttttttatgtgtaaaataatatttatagtGAACTATGTGACCtcataattattttaataaacaaTTTTTATTCTTAAGTATGTGTGTTTGTCAATATAGGTTAGTATTAGTACACAAAGATTCCCCACATACAGATCTGTCTCATTTAAGCATAGGAatgcttggaaaaaaatcaaattatttgcAAAATAGGCAAAGCTGAATATAAGTATGttataataaatatttctctccAGTCATGGGCAGTTTCATTAATAAATGAGAGAAAGAGTTGATCTAAAGGGTGCAAATTGTGCTTCATGAACCTGAATTAGGTATAAAGTTTACTGGCAACCTCAAAGGGACATCTGGTCAGTGAGTGGTCTCTCACTTTTCTTGAGGAACATCAATGTTCCACATTCACTTCGGAGGAGCCTAGATTTTAAGCTTTAAGGCTGCTTTTCATACAAATTGCACATGGATATATAGGTGGCTATACATCAATAGTATCATAAGCATCTCAGAACACTTAAGGAAAACCAGCTTAAATAGAACTTGGTGATGGTCTTTTGCAATCACGTTAAACTGTTAATTAATGAAGAATTCAGCAACAAATAAgctgcttcccccccccacaaTGAACTTCTTGCTATGGACACATATGAAGTGTGGTGCTTTCAGAGAAGCCAAACTAGGACATTATCTCCAAAGAACATGCCTAAATAACTAAATATATGTTAAAATAGGAATTTTCCAGGCAAGTAGCATCAGTTCTGGCATTAGGTGTAACTGTTAACAGACTGTTGATAGCAGATAATTCCAGCCCTATGGAAAAATGTACTGCTGAATTTACCTCTGTTTATAGTTCTTTTATATATACAGGCTGTTCCTGGAGTGTCTTGATTGtttcaaaatgtgttttattGCTTCTCCTAGAATCTATTAGTCCAACTTATTAGCTATATTCAGATGAATTTCAGgatgtgggtttgtttggggtttttatgcTGCTTATGTCCAAGTACATATCAACCTTTCCTCTTCCATAATTCTATGGAACAAGATTTACTCCATGGAGTATTTTCCAAAAAGGGCCTCATGGTTGTGAAATGCTTAACAACGGTGAATGCTTATATGTAGGAAAACCATCTACATATGGTTTATATATTAGAAATCAACTTTATCCTCATAAAATACGAGCAGCCAAGTATTTCAGTACAAGAAGAATAAATGATGATGTTTTGTAGGACCAGCCTGGTTAGCTAGCAGATGTCTGAGCGCAAAGATACCCcttaatgaaaaacaaatcagGGACTGAGTAATTGGGAGGCAGCTGTACTTACCTAAACCTGGGTGTGATAGCAGCTTGGGACAGCTAAATTTGTAGTTTCTTGCTTCTAGTCCAGAAGGtgtaatattttttcttattccTTAGTAGGGTTGTTCTTCTTGTCTATTTAAATAAATAGTTAAATGGTCATACTGTTGATGTAGTACTTATTTTTGAAGGGAGGATTTGCTTTTTCCAAAGCAGAGCCAGAACAGGGAGAGATGTTCAAAATACTTAGCAAATCCTGCATATCTAGAGAAAAATGGCTTCCTGGAATCCATATGTGGAGGTCAGGGATGATTGCATGTGATCTTTTAAATgggaacaaaagaaaactgGGAAATAAGACATCATCTACAACAGTTTTCCATGGCCACACTTCCAAAATTGGTAGCCTTATGACAGCTACACGTATGATAGCTGGCATTCCTAAAATCTTACCCCCAGTTCCAGACAATTCAGGCATGATGAGACTTCCAGTTTCAAGGTAGTCACTGTGGTGGGGAACAggcagggtaaaaaaaaaaattaaaaaaaagctcTTCAGAGCTTTAAAATAGTGGGCCAAAAGCCTTGAATACATTTGGGCTTTAATAGTTATGGCATAGGTTAACCTCATGATGGGGCTAGTTTTTATGCCTTCAGAAAGCTAGTAACATCACGGCAggacctgatctagctgaattAAACGAGGCAAACACTGGGAAAACTATGGTGACTTAACTCACCTCTCGACTGGTACATCCAGGGGCTGAGTCACACTTGTGGTATCTCCAAGGACAAACCTCAGCTTTGACTCATCTTCCaaatctacctttttttttctcctccctgatCCATACAATGAGTCTTACCAGGGGACAAATCCTGCATGCTGGgtcacaaaaaaaacaaaaacaaaacccaaaacaacaacaaaacttaCGGCTTGATAGTGACAGGAGCGTGTACCTTAAAATACTACATCCCTCCAAACACAACATGTTTggacccattctatgcttcctTATGCCAATTTATCGTGGATCAGGGCAAACCACGCACGGGAGCACTGtaaacacagagaaaactgGCTGTGAGCAAAGCATCCCCACCTCTTGCCAAGTGCTGGCCCCCACCAAGGACAGGGGCTTGCAGGGAAGCAAGGTGGTCACAGTGGCTGGAGAAGGGTGGCATGGAGGGATCGAGGAGGGCTTACTTGCAGTGCCAGCCATAGCAAAGGCAGAAGGTGGGGGGAAAGCTCcatggaggggggaaaaaaaaggcaaacaagtcCCCGCCTAAGCGTGCACCGACCCCGCGCTGGCAGGGCTCTCCCTGGCAGGAGCGCAGCCTGCGGGGCGGTGCACGTTGCAGGCCGCGGCTCCGGCTTCCCCTGCTCGCACCGCCTCTACTGCCTCATTTCCGCAGcgcaggcagagcaggaagggtttgctgcctcctcctctgctcttttgCTGCTCTTGTCCCCACCGAACTGCGTCCTGCCCTTCGAGATGCCGGTGAGGGGACTTCGCACCCGTGTCTCGGCTAGCCCCTGATGGCAGGCAGAGAGGGCAGGAAGGCCTGAGGCACAGGGGCTGGTACGGGGAGGGTAGGGCGGGTGCGACCCTGGGCTGGGGGACAGGGACTCTGCTGCGGGATCCTGACTGTGGTCGGCTGCTGGGGCGGAGAATAGGGACCGCAGCTGTGGGGAgctctggggagagcagggaaatGCTCTTTATAGGAGACTGCTGCAAGGCCAGcgccctcttcctcctcctccgtcttcttcctcttcccagaGACCCACCCGCAGACGGGAGGGTAGTAGCTCCCGGATCTGATGGGGAAGAGGGTGGTAAAAGCTGGTGCTTTGCTTACACCAGCTTCCTTTGGTTGCAATAAACTGCTTTTCCACTCGCAAGATGCTTACTCCTTCAATTGCATCTCACTCTTCCCTTCTCAAAACCTCGTCTGTGAGGAGGTGAAGCTTCCCAGTACAGTGGAAATGTTGGGGAAGTGCCTAAACCTACTCACCAGTTGTTAAAAACGAGTTTCCCATAaaaaattgtttgttttttcattcaCCAATTTTAGAGTGCACAGAGAGGTCTTTGAGTATGTGGCTGTATGTTATGCCTGGTTTTATCTATTACTAGCTAATACTAATTAACTAGACATCAAAATGAAATATCACCAACTAACCTTCAGTGAACTATGCAGTGGCCCATCGCTTggccaggaaagcagggctgttCGCTCTGGGGTTATGCTGCCTGTGAACAAAGTAACAATTTTCTCCCGCCACTGTGTGAATGGTGCCTGTGATGATGCTTCCACGGTCTTCCTCAGAATGGTGCTGAGATCTGGACCTAATTAGAAAAGAGTGATTGTTTGTGCAAGGGAAAATTATTTGAAGCATCACTAATGAACTCAACTCTTCTAGTTGATGAAGACATGATCAGACACCGAAATGTCTATTTTCAGTAGCATTAATAACCAGGCTTCCTCCCATCTCTAGGCTTACCACTCAACTTTAATGGACTCAGACACCAAGCTAATTGGCAACATGGCACTGTTACCCATCAGAAGCCAGTTCAAAGGCCCAGCACCTCGGGAAAGTAAGTTCATAATAATATCTGAAAACCTGCCTGTAtgtagctcagcagcagctcatgatttcacagaaaacacagaaaatgtctgattggaagagacatcaaagatcattcagtccaaccttcaactcCAAGGCAGCCCTAGCAAGAGTGATGAGAGGAGTCACGGGTTGGAAGTGGAGTGCTTTGCAATtttgagaggaggaaaaagttttCAAATACTTCAGTTGTGTCATAGAAAATAATTATGCACAGATAAATATGCACCCTGCTAAATCGGTTGTTTCAGTAATGAAAGCCTCCAGTTACTGTTCTCAGGCCTCCTCCTTTGTCTGACTGTGCTCTTCAGCAGGGTTTGAGGAAGATGTGGCAGTGTGAACCCTCTGCTGTCAGAGGAAGTGGAGGTTTAGCTACAGAGGACTTGTGCTTTTGAGTCTGTGGCTGAAGacactcagctgctctgaaGGATGAGGACTAGGATAGGCAGCACTTCAGGGTAGGGGGCTTTAGGAATTGAAGTTATGGGCATTCCAACAGCTCACAAGGAGCCTGGGTTTCTCTTCAGCACATGAAGTAGCACTTCACAGGCAGGATGTCCCTGGTAGTGTAGCAATTCAgtttgaaaaaggaaataaaaatcaaatgttTCTTGATCTAAGCAATCTTGGATGGTGGTGAAAGTCACAAGTGAGCTTGTCACTGTATCATCATTTTTTGGAGAGGATAATCAAGTTGGTCTGGTTGTGATATTGCCCTTTCTCAAAAAGCCCTTCTGTGTTCTGAGAAAATTTCTATGCTGTTGAAACGCTGGTGAGTTACTTAACTGGTAGAAAAGCGGGGAACTGATGAATTGCTGCCGTCGGTGAAGTGAGAAGTcatgggaggagaagaggaaggcagTTAGAGCTCCTGCTAAGAGTAGGAAGCTTACGTGTTCTGGTCTGAGCTCACCAGTGTTTCACACAGCAATGACTTTACATAGTGCTATCTTCTGCTTTTTGTAAATATCATAGTTTTGCCTTTGCAATAATCCTTATTTATGTATTTCAATGAGTAAAAGTGATGACCACATGTAGTATAACGGTGCACTGTTTAactctttatttcattttttgttaGCTAAGGACACAGATATTATAGATGAAGCCATCTACTACTTCAAAGCTAATGTCTTCTTCAAAAATTATGAAATTAAGGTAACTTTTTgagacactgattttttttcaatattttcaaTTAAATAATTCAACTAGATAACaaaatctcctcttcttcccactTAATTTTTAAAGTTGGGTAGATGTAATGAATTGCAAGTCCATCTCTCATGGGGAAAGTAGACCAAAATGCTTGAACTCATTCTTGTTTCACAGTTTTATCAGTTGCATAAAGAACTCTCTTAACCTGAGAGCAGCTGGGCTCTGAGTTTGCTCTTGTTTTGCAGAATGAGGCTGACAGAACACTGATCTACGTAACCCTCTACATTTCTGAGTGCTTGAAAAAGCTGCAAAAGGTAAGAAAAGTGAATTTAGGTGCAGGAGGGAAACTGAGTCTGTTCTGGGGATTCTGTTCAGGAAAGGACTTGCTGATATTCTCCTCCCATTGGCATCAATCCTGTTCACCACAGTCCCAGTTGTTGGAACCACAGATACTCCAAGCCTGTGAATGTCCAAAGAGTTGTGTTATTATTCTTGATGAGTTTTTATGTGTTAGAGATTGGCAAAATATTTGGTTCTGATGCTGCATCAGCTTTTGTTTATAACTGTTAATCCATCGTTTGCCTGGTTCTTACAGTGCAACTCCAAAGgccaaggagagaaagaaatgtaCACACTAGGAATCACTAACTTCCCAAttcctggggagcctggctTTCCACTTAATGCCATTTACACCAAGCCTGccaacaaacaggaggaaggTAAGGCTAATCCAGGGCCTCTGAAAGCTTCCTTGGGCTCATATTTTGCTAGCTGCATTTCTGTGACTACAACTAGAAAAATAACCTTAAAACAGAATCCTTTAAATCTGCA harbors:
- the GPN3 gene encoding GPN-loop GTPase 3 isoform X1 gives rise to the protein MPRYAQLVMGPAGSGKVRREHRGTYCSTMVQHCEALGRAVQVVNLDPAAELFSYPVMADIRELIEVDDVMEDESLRFGPNGGLVFCMEYFANNFNWLEESLGHVEDDYILFDCPGQIELYTHLPVMKQLVEQLQQWEFRVCGVFLVDSQFMVESFKFISGILAALSAMISLEIPQINIMTKIDLLSKKAKKEIEKYLDPDMYSMIEDSTNILKSKMFKKLTKSICGLIDDYGMVRFLPFDRSDEESINIVLQHIDFTIQYGEDLEFKEPKEVEEDKSALVDEYFQDHTDE
- the GPN3 gene encoding GPN-loop GTPase 3 isoform X2, whose protein sequence is MPRYAQLVMGPAGSGKSTYCSTMVQHCEALGRAVQVVNLDPAAELFSYPVMADIRELIEVDDVMEDESLRFGPNGGLVFCMEYFANNFNWLEESLGHVEDDYILFDCPGQIELYTHLPVMKQLVEQLQQWEFRVCGVFLVDSQFMVESFKFISGILAALSAMISLEIPQINIMTKIDLLSKKAKKEIEKYLDPDMYSMIEDSTNILKSKMFKKLTKSICGLIDDYGMVRFLPFDRSDEESINIVLQHIDFTIQYGEDLEFKEPKEVEEDKSALVDEYFQDHTDE
- the ARPC3 gene encoding actin-related protein 2/3 complex subunit 3 yields the protein MEGGKKRQTSPRLSVHRPRAGRALPGRSAACGAVHVAGRGSGFPCSHRLYCLISAAQAEQEGFAASSSALLLLLSPPNCVLPFEMPAYHSTLMDSDTKLIGNMALLPIRSQFKGPAPRETKDTDIIDEAIYYFKANVFFKNYEIKNEADRTLIYVTLYISECLKKLQKCNSKGQGEKEMYTLGITNFPIPGEPGFPLNAIYTKPANKQEEEVMRAYLQQLRQETGLRLCEKVFDPQSDKPSKWWICFVKRQFMNKSLSGPGQ